The Streptomyces sp. NBC_01353 genome contains a region encoding:
- a CDS encoding DNA polymerase III subunit delta', whose amino-acid sequence MAVWDDLVGQARVEEQLAAAARDADALVTAHAAGGPDPEASKMTHAWLFTGPPGSGRATAARAFAAALQCVSPDRALGGAPGCGFCDGCHTALVGTHADVEVVRTDLLSIGVKETRDLVRRAQLSPAGGRWQVIVLEDADRLTEGAGNVLLKAVEEPAPRTVWLLCAPSLEDVLPTIRSRCRHLTLRTPPVDAVADVLVRRDGIEPQVAAAAARATQGHIDRARRLATDERARARRAVVLKLPLRVDDIGGCLKAAQELVDAAGEDAKQVAEEIDVKETEELKAALGGGQGGRMPRGTAGAMKELEERQKRRKTRTQRDSLDLALTDLTGFYRDVLTLQLRARSPLANEDVRDAVERIARDTAPERTLRRIEAVLACREALDRNVAPLLAVEAMTMALRA is encoded by the coding sequence ATGGCCGTATGGGACGACCTCGTCGGACAGGCGCGCGTCGAGGAGCAGCTCGCCGCGGCCGCGCGGGACGCCGACGCGCTCGTGACCGCCCATGCCGCCGGCGGGCCCGACCCCGAGGCGTCCAAGATGACCCACGCCTGGCTCTTCACCGGCCCCCCGGGGTCCGGTCGGGCGACCGCGGCGCGCGCCTTCGCGGCCGCGCTGCAGTGCGTGAGCCCGGACCGCGCGCTGGGCGGGGCGCCGGGATGCGGCTTCTGCGACGGCTGCCACACGGCGCTCGTCGGGACGCACGCCGATGTGGAGGTCGTGCGCACGGACCTGCTCTCCATCGGTGTGAAGGAGACCCGCGACCTCGTCCGCCGCGCCCAGCTCTCGCCCGCCGGCGGTCGCTGGCAGGTGATCGTCCTGGAGGACGCCGACCGGCTCACCGAGGGCGCGGGCAATGTGCTCCTGAAGGCCGTGGAGGAGCCCGCGCCGCGCACGGTGTGGCTGCTCTGCGCGCCGTCCCTGGAGGACGTGCTCCCCACCATCCGCTCCCGCTGCCGCCACCTGACCCTGCGCACCCCTCCGGTGGACGCGGTCGCCGACGTGCTCGTACGCCGGGACGGCATCGAGCCCCAGGTCGCCGCCGCTGCCGCCCGGGCCACCCAGGGCCACATCGACCGAGCCCGCAGGCTGGCCACCGACGAGCGGGCCCGGGCCCGCCGCGCCGTCGTCCTGAAGCTCCCGCTGCGCGTCGACGACATCGGCGGCTGCCTCAAGGCGGCCCAGGAGCTGGTCGACGCGGCCGGCGAGGACGCCAAGCAGGTCGCCGAGGAGATCGACGTCAAGGAGACCGAGGAGCTGAAGGCCGCGCTCGGCGGCGGCCAGGGCGGGCGGATGCCGCGCGGCACGGCCGGGGCGATGAAGGAGCTGGAGGAGCGGCAGAAGCGGCGGAAGACCCGTACACAGCGCGACAGCCTCGACCTCGCGCTCACCGACCTCACCGGCTTCTACCGCGATGTCCTCACCCTGCAGCTCCGGGCGCGGTCGCCGCTCGCCAACGAGGACGTACGGGACGCCGTGGAGCGGATCGCCCGTGACACCGCGCCGGAG
- the tmk gene encoding dTMP kinase — translation MTRAVQPDSDVALVADSRERAVRALLRHQPLRRLWSAQFVGGTGDALALLVLVLLGLQAAVSEGALGGGYRGAAFAVAAVVGARLLASVLFGAVLLGPLTALTAPGGALDRRWTMMGADGLRIALLLVAPLWIDWTPNKALAFLLGTVFVVGAAERLWTVAKEGAAPALLPAPPLEGAAVRPLPDHLDALRRLSLRTGFLAVPAAAAVLLVATLVSNLLGTGIEWFSLHQAALGAYVAAGLFAASLSVLYAVELPGGQTPRPRSPLEGLRRPSAEKGRTGAVPLLVLACATVAAAITAAAAVSVLHAYDLGGGPVTFALLILALSGATGVGIRTAGSVLPALSRRRLLALAISLTGIALLAMGLVPDTATVLLLAVLAGYAAGVAANTGHTLIDQETEEARRPRVTEHLQAVARVAMAVGALGAPLLAAAIGEHRLASGSFVFAHGGAAFTLMLVGALLLPVAALVLAKTDDRAGVPLRRDLRDALRGADPVQAPAPTGFFIALEGGDGAGKSTQAEALAEWIRAKGHEVVVTREPGATPIGKRLRSILLDVSSAGLSNRAEALLYAADRAEHVDSLVKPALERGAVVISDRYIDSSVAYQGAGRDLSPTEIARINRWATGGLVPHLTVLLDVSPETARERFTEAPDRLESEPPEFHARVRAGFLALAAGDPGRYLVVDAGQEPEAVTTVVRHRLDRMLPLSEAEVKAQEEARRKAEEDARRRAEEEAARKAEEERLERERQEQLAKLRAEEEERKRQEEEEARRREAERQAEEARQRAEEARLAAEEERKRREAEEKARREEEERRRKQAEEEARLREEAEERRREKQRKAEEALLRAEEARRLAEAAAAKAAEEAARKAAAEAAEKAAAEAARAEEARKAAEAARAEEARKAAESQRAAEAQRAAEARKAAEAAAAKAAEAARAAEASANEVTVATPVVKPDDVTQTVPTVSPNEITVATPVVDPDAVRPEAETSVLPQVRDDETAVMRPVPAADETAVLPPVRGTDPADRVPPGIFRDEQPTGSNEQTRELPQLDDQGRPRRRSDWAEETPLDDLPTLADELLGPHDDEDDGRRRR, via the coding sequence ATGACGCGAGCAGTGCAGCCAGACTCCGACGTCGCGCTTGTCGCAGACTCCCGGGAGCGTGCCGTACGGGCGCTTTTGCGCCATCAACCGTTGCGACGGCTCTGGAGCGCCCAGTTCGTCGGCGGGACCGGGGACGCCCTCGCCCTGCTCGTCCTGGTGCTCCTAGGGCTTCAGGCCGCCGTCTCCGAGGGAGCCCTCGGCGGCGGATACCGCGGGGCCGCGTTCGCCGTCGCCGCCGTGGTCGGCGCCCGATTGCTGGCCTCGGTGCTGTTCGGCGCCGTCCTCCTCGGCCCCCTCACCGCGCTGACCGCGCCCGGCGGCGCGCTCGACCGGCGCTGGACCATGATGGGAGCCGACGGTCTGCGGATCGCGCTCCTCCTGGTCGCGCCCCTGTGGATCGACTGGACCCCGAACAAGGCGCTCGCGTTCCTGCTCGGCACGGTCTTCGTCGTCGGCGCCGCCGAGCGGCTGTGGACCGTGGCCAAGGAGGGCGCGGCTCCCGCGCTGCTGCCCGCGCCGCCGCTGGAGGGCGCCGCAGTGCGGCCCCTGCCGGACCACCTGGACGCACTGCGCCGACTGTCGCTGCGTACCGGATTCCTCGCCGTACCGGCCGCGGCCGCCGTGCTCCTCGTCGCCACCCTCGTCAGCAACCTGCTCGGCACGGGCATCGAGTGGTTCTCGCTGCACCAGGCCGCCCTCGGCGCGTACGTCGCCGCCGGACTGTTCGCCGCCTCGCTCTCCGTGCTGTACGCCGTCGAGCTGCCCGGCGGGCAGACGCCGCGCCCCCGCTCGCCCCTGGAGGGCCTGCGCAGGCCCTCCGCGGAGAAGGGCCGGACGGGAGCCGTCCCGCTGCTCGTCCTCGCCTGCGCCACCGTCGCCGCGGCCATCACCGCCGCGGCGGCGGTTTCCGTCCTGCACGCGTACGACCTCGGCGGCGGCCCCGTCACCTTCGCGCTGCTGATCCTCGCGCTGAGCGGGGCCACCGGCGTCGGCATCCGGACGGCCGGATCCGTCCTGCCTGCTCTCTCCCGCCGCCGGCTGCTCGCCCTCGCGATCAGCCTCACCGGCATCGCGCTGCTCGCGATGGGCCTCGTCCCGGACACGGCCACGGTCCTGCTCCTCGCCGTGCTCGCCGGGTACGCGGCCGGTGTCGCCGCCAACACCGGCCACACCCTCATCGACCAGGAGACCGAAGAGGCCCGGCGCCCCCGGGTCACCGAACACCTCCAGGCCGTCGCCCGGGTCGCCATGGCCGTCGGCGCGCTCGGCGCTCCGCTGCTCGCCGCCGCCATCGGGGAGCACCGCCTCGCCTCCGGCAGCTTCGTCTTCGCGCACGGCGGTGCCGCGTTCACGCTGATGCTGGTCGGCGCGCTGCTGCTGCCCGTCGCCGCGCTCGTCCTCGCCAAGACCGACGACCGGGCCGGCGTACCGCTGCGCCGCGATCTGCGCGACGCGCTGCGCGGCGCCGACCCCGTCCAGGCGCCCGCCCCGACCGGCTTCTTCATCGCCCTGGAGGGCGGCGACGGCGCCGGCAAGTCCACCCAGGCCGAGGCGCTCGCGGAGTGGATCCGCGCCAAGGGCCACGAGGTCGTCGTCACCCGCGAGCCGGGCGCGACGCCGATCGGCAAGCGGCTGCGCTCGATCCTGCTCGACGTGTCCAGCGCCGGGCTCTCGAACCGCGCCGAGGCGCTGCTGTACGCCGCCGACCGCGCCGAGCACGTCGACTCGCTGGTCAAGCCCGCCCTCGAGCGGGGCGCCGTGGTCATCTCCGACCGGTACATCGACTCGTCCGTCGCCTATCAGGGCGCCGGGCGGGATCTGTCGCCGACCGAGATCGCCCGCATCAACCGCTGGGCGACCGGCGGTCTCGTTCCGCACCTGACCGTGCTGCTCGACGTCTCCCCGGAGACCGCGCGGGAACGGTTCACCGAGGCACCCGACCGGCTGGAGTCCGAGCCGCCGGAGTTCCACGCGCGCGTGCGGGCCGGTTTCCTGGCCCTGGCCGCCGGTGACCCCGGCCGCTACCTCGTCGTCGACGCCGGCCAGGAGCCGGAGGCCGTCACCACCGTCGTACGCCACCGGCTCGACCGGATGCTGCCGCTGTCCGAGGCCGAGGTGAAGGCTCAGGAGGAGGCGCGGCGGAAGGCCGAGGAGGACGCCAGGCGCCGGGCCGAGGAGGAGGCCGCCCGCAAGGCGGAGGAGGAGCGGCTGGAGCGCGAGCGCCAGGAGCAGCTCGCCAAGCTCCGCGCCGAGGAGGAGGAGCGCAAGCGCCAGGAGGAGGAAGAGGCCCGGCGCCGCGAGGCCGAACGGCAGGCGGAGGAGGCCCGTCAGCGGGCCGAGGAGGCCCGGCTGGCCGCCGAGGAGGAGCGCAAGCGGCGCGAGGCCGAGGAGAAGGCCCGCCGCGAGGAGGAGGAACGCCGCCGCAAGCAGGCCGAGGAAGAGGCCCGGCTGCGCGAGGAGGCGGAGGAACGCCGCCGCGAGAAGCAGCGCAAGGCCGAGGAGGCCCTGCTGCGGGCGGAAGAGGCGCGCCGCCTGGCGGAGGCCGCGGCGGCGAAGGCCGCCGAGGAGGCTGCGCGGAAGGCGGCTGCCGAGGCCGCGGAGAAGGCCGCCGCCGAGGCCGCCCGCGCGGAAGAGGCGAGGAAGGCCGCGGAGGCCGCCCGTGCGGAGGAGGCGCGGAAGGCCGCCGAGTCGCAGCGGGCCGCGGAGGCGCAGCGGGCCGCCGAGGCACGGAAGGCGGCCGAGGCCGCTGCCGCCAAGGCCGCGGAGGCCGCCCGCGCGGCGGAAGCGTCGGCCAACGAGGTGACCGTGGCGACCCCCGTCGTGAAGCCGGACGACGTGACGCAGACGGTCCCCACGGTCTCGCCGAACGAGATCACCGTCGCGACGCCGGTCGTCGACCCGGACGCCGTCCGGCCCGAGGCGGAGACCTCGGTCCTGCCGCAGGTGCGGGACGACGAGACGGCGGTGATGCGGCCGGTGCCGGCCGCCGACGAGACGGCCGTGCTGCCTCCCGTACGGGGGACGGACCCGGCCGACCGCGTTCCGCCGGGCATCTTCCGCGACGAGCAGCCCACCGGATCCAACGAACAGACGCGCGAGCTGCCCCAGCTCGACGACCAGGGCCGCCCGCGCCGCCGCTCCGACTGGGCTGAGGAGACCCCGCTCGACGACCTCCCGACCCTGGCGGACGAGCTGCTCGGCCCCCACGACGACGAGGACGACGGCCGCCGCCGCCGCTGA